One region of Streptomyces capillispiralis genomic DNA includes:
- a CDS encoding phage holin family protein: MMNFLVKTIANAGALAVAVWLLDKITLTGDSTGKKIGTLVLVALIFGLVNVLVKPLVKLLSLPLLILTLGLFTLVVNALMLLLTSWLADQVDLSFHVEGFWTAVLGGLIISVVSWALNVVLPDRD, translated from the coding sequence ATGATGAATTTCCTAGTCAAGACGATCGCCAACGCGGGCGCCCTGGCGGTCGCGGTATGGCTGCTCGACAAGATCACCCTGACCGGTGACAGCACCGGCAAGAAGATAGGCACCCTGGTCCTCGTCGCCCTGATCTTCGGACTGGTGAACGTCCTGGTCAAGCCGCTGGTGAAGCTCCTGAGTCTCCCCCTGCTCATCCTCACCCTCGGCCTGTTCACCCTGGTGGTGAACGCGCTGATGCTGCTGCTCACCTCCTGGCTCGCCGACCAGGTCGACCTGAGCTTCCACGTGGAGGGCTTCTGGACGGCCGTACTGGGCGGTCTGATCATCTCCGTCGTCTCCTGGGCTCTCAACGTCGTCCTGCCCGACAGGGACTGA
- a CDS encoding cupin domain-containing protein, giving the protein MKAFRLDELEAERAANDGAYLQFLRERNMSVGLYALDAGGQDPQQPHQQDEVYFVVSGRAAITVGMETTQVARGSVVYVPAGVAHKFHHISEDLRVLVVFSPPES; this is encoded by the coding sequence ATGAAGGCATTCCGGCTGGACGAACTGGAGGCGGAACGCGCCGCCAACGACGGGGCGTACCTCCAGTTCCTGCGGGAGCGGAACATGTCGGTCGGGCTCTACGCGCTGGACGCGGGTGGGCAGGACCCGCAGCAGCCGCACCAGCAGGACGAGGTGTACTTCGTCGTCAGCGGCCGGGCGGCGATCACCGTCGGCATGGAGACCACCCAGGTGGCACGCGGCAGCGTCGTGTACGTACCGGCCGGCGTGGCGCACAAGTTCCACCACATCAGCGAGGACCTGCGCGTCCTGGTGGTGTTCTCTCCCCCCGAGAGCTGA
- a CDS encoding DUF5326 family protein translates to MREIFAGLPWWVKWIAVPVIALVVFGGLIANVVGFVIGLLFKVLVFVALVGGLIYVVRKFTSSSSSRSDW, encoded by the coding sequence ATGCGAGAGATCTTCGCGGGACTGCCGTGGTGGGTGAAGTGGATCGCGGTGCCGGTCATCGCCCTGGTCGTGTTCGGCGGGCTGATCGCCAACGTGGTCGGCTTCGTGATCGGACTGCTCTTCAAGGTGCTGGTCTTCGTGGCACTGGTCGGCGGACTGATCTATGTCGTACGGAAGTTCACATCGAGTTCTTCCTCGCGCAGCGACTGGTGA
- a CDS encoding IclR family transcriptional regulator, with translation MATTGTASAHLTAVPPQPHSPTPPAPAPTTTLIGSVQRAMRLLETVAGHAYGAPAKQLARETGLALPTTYHLLRTLVHEGYLRRDRGLFFLGDAAERLSSSGAEQKRRSTVADILARWRDAIGAPVYYAVYREGEIEVVCVSDSPGHPAVEEWADFRETGHAHAVGQCLLSQLDEDARRDHLDRYPVRPVTPNTVGDEHGLLRRLERLRRSDLVIERQEYALGAVCAAIPITVGTTAASMAFSLPAHQADRLLPAAQRLQAEMGRLLGSLTLSISI, from the coding sequence TTGGCCACGACTGGCACCGCCTCCGCACATCTGACCGCGGTCCCTCCACAGCCCCACTCGCCGACGCCACCGGCCCCGGCACCCACCACCACGCTCATCGGCTCCGTACAGCGGGCCATGCGCCTGCTGGAGACCGTCGCCGGGCACGCGTACGGGGCCCCCGCCAAGCAACTGGCCCGCGAGACCGGGCTGGCGCTCCCCACCACCTATCACCTGCTGCGCACCCTGGTGCACGAGGGTTATCTGCGCCGTGACAGGGGGCTGTTCTTCCTGGGTGACGCGGCGGAGCGGCTGAGCAGCAGCGGAGCAGAGCAGAAACGTCGCAGCACGGTGGCCGACATCCTCGCCCGCTGGCGGGACGCGATCGGCGCCCCCGTGTACTACGCGGTGTACCGCGAGGGCGAGATCGAGGTCGTCTGCGTCTCCGACAGCCCCGGACACCCCGCGGTCGAGGAGTGGGCCGACTTCCGGGAGACCGGCCACGCCCACGCCGTCGGGCAGTGTCTGCTGTCCCAGCTCGACGAGGACGCCCGCCGCGATCACCTCGACCGCTATCCGGTGCGGCCCGTCACGCCGAACACCGTCGGCGACGAGCACGGCCTGCTGAGGCGCCTCGAACGGTTGCGCCGGAGCGATCTGGTGATCGAACGTCAGGAGTACGCCCTGGGCGCGGTCTGTGCGGCGATCCCGATCACCGTCGGCACCACCGCCGCGTCGATGGCCTTCTCCCTGCCTGCACATCAGGCCGACCGGCTGCTCCCGGCGGCCCAGCGACTCCAGGCCGAAATGGGACGCCTGCTCGGGTCGCTCACGCTGTCTATCAGTATCTGA
- a CDS encoding SsgA family sporulation/cell division regulator, translating into MRESVQAEVMMSFLVSEELSFRIPVELRYDTCDPYAVRLTFHLPGDAPVTWAFGRELLIDGVGRPCGEGDVRVSPVDPDTLGEVLIRLQVGSDQALFRSSTAPLVAFLDRTDKLVPLGQEGALADFDAHLDDALDRILAEQSAG; encoded by the coding sequence ATGCGCGAATCCGTACAGGCAGAGGTCATGATGAGCTTTCTCGTGTCGGAGGAGCTGTCCTTCCGCATCCCGGTGGAGCTGCGCTACGACACCTGTGATCCCTACGCCGTACGGCTGACCTTCCACTTGCCCGGGGACGCACCCGTGACCTGGGCCTTCGGGCGGGAGCTGCTGATCGACGGCGTCGGACGGCCCTGTGGCGAGGGCGACGTCCGGGTCTCGCCGGTGGATCCCGACACGCTGGGCGAGGTGCTGATCCGGCTTCAGGTCGGCAGCGACCAGGCGCTCTTCCGTTCGTCGACCGCGCCCCTGGTGGCCTTCCTCGACCGCACCGACAAGCTGGTGCCGCTGGGCCAGGAAGGGGCGCTGGCCGACTTCGACGCCCACCTCGACGACGCCCTGGACCGCATCCTGGCGGAGCAGAGCGCCGGCTGA
- a CDS encoding YibE/F family protein, with protein sequence MTSNQPPPFPPSEPPHGSGGAGHGHGNGHAHGHGHSHGPAAPVSRHLRRVIAAVLIPFAAAVLIGLAVLWPGGAPAHERTGVGFDRQTQHATVTKVVEVSCQSVNASGGVPTGDTSTAEGSSAQQQADGTCKKATIRVDTGDDKGRTFNEIVQPDQSRQLSEGQEVVVAYEPSAPEDLQYSVTDVNRRFPMALLAGIFALAVVAVGRLRGVMALVALAISFLILNFFILPAILQGSNPLVVAVVGASAIMLIALYLCHGLSARTSVAVLGTLISLLLIGILGSVFIGWAALTGNTDDNTGLIHGLYPEIDMSGLLLAGVIIGSLGVLDDVTVTQTSAVWELHEANPSTGWRGLYRAGIRIGRDHIASVVNTLVLAYAGAALPLLLLFSIAQSSVGTVANSELVAEEIVRTLIGSIGLVASVPVTTALAALVVSADRPTARTTAPGRAGNQEQATGQAPDVRPAAGRGGRGRRRKR encoded by the coding sequence GTGACCTCGAATCAGCCTCCTCCGTTTCCACCGTCCGAACCGCCGCACGGATCCGGCGGCGCCGGACACGGCCACGGAAACGGTCACGCCCACGGGCACGGTCACAGCCACGGCCCGGCGGCACCTGTCTCCCGGCATTTGCGCAGGGTCATCGCGGCAGTCTTGATTCCGTTCGCCGCGGCGGTGCTGATCGGGCTCGCGGTGCTCTGGCCGGGCGGTGCCCCGGCGCACGAGCGCACCGGCGTGGGCTTCGACCGGCAGACCCAGCACGCCACCGTCACCAAGGTGGTCGAGGTGAGCTGCCAGTCCGTGAACGCCTCCGGTGGTGTCCCGACCGGCGACACCTCGACCGCCGAGGGCTCCTCCGCCCAGCAGCAGGCGGACGGCACCTGCAAGAAGGCGACGATCCGGGTCGACACCGGCGACGACAAGGGACGTACGTTCAACGAGATCGTGCAGCCGGACCAGTCCCGGCAGCTGAGCGAGGGCCAGGAGGTCGTGGTCGCCTACGAGCCCTCGGCCCCCGAGGACCTGCAGTACTCGGTCACCGATGTGAACCGACGCTTCCCCATGGCGCTGCTCGCCGGCATCTTCGCACTCGCCGTCGTGGCCGTGGGGCGGCTGCGGGGCGTTATGGCGCTGGTCGCCCTGGCGATCAGCTTCCTGATCCTCAACTTCTTCATCCTGCCCGCCATCCTTCAGGGATCGAACCCCCTGGTCGTGGCGGTGGTGGGAGCGAGCGCGATCATGCTGATCGCCCTGTACCTCTGTCACGGGCTGTCCGCCCGTACGTCCGTGGCGGTGCTCGGCACACTGATCTCGCTGCTGCTGATCGGCATCCTGGGCTCGGTGTTCATCGGCTGGGCCGCGCTCACCGGCAACACCGACGACAACACCGGTCTGATCCACGGGCTGTACCCGGAGATCGACATGAGCGGTCTGCTGCTCGCCGGTGTCATCATCGGTTCGCTCGGTGTCCTCGACGACGTGACCGTCACGCAGACCTCCGCGGTGTGGGAGCTGCACGAGGCCAATCCGTCGACGGGCTGGCGCGGGCTGTACCGCGCGGGCATCCGGATCGGCCGTGACCACATCGCGTCCGTGGTCAACACGCTGGTCCTGGCCTACGCGGGCGCCGCGCTGCCGCTGCTCCTGCTGTTCTCCATCGCGCAGAGCAGCGTGGGTACGGTCGCCAACAGCGAACTGGTCGCGGAGGAGATCGTGCGCACCCTGATCGGCTCGATCGGCCTGGTGGCCTCGGTGCCGGTCACCACGGCCCTGGCCGCCCTGGTGGTCTCGGCCGACCGTCCGACGGCACGGACCACGGCGCCCGGCCGGGCGGGGAACCAGGAACAGGCGACCGGCCAGGCTCCGGATGTCCGGCCGGCCGCGGGGCGCGGCGGCAGGGGCAGGCGGCGCAAGCGCTGA
- the thiC gene encoding phosphomethylpyrimidine synthase ThiC produces the protein MTNKDARMPASTQNPTETSVNAEAGKSIGWHKAYVEGTRPDLRVPVRQVHLTNGKSVTLYDTSGPYTDPLVDTDVRRGLSPLRENWIVARGDTEEYAGRPVRPEDDGIKHTSPRGGLRNLDAVFPGRPRLPRRGRAGRAVTQLAYARRGEITPEMEFVAVRENVAPEVVREEIAAGRAVLPANVNHPEIEPMIIGKRFLVKVNANIGNSAVTSSIEEEVEKMTWATRWGADTVMDLSTGRNIHTTREWVLRNSPVPIGTVPLYQALEKVDGRAEELTWDIYKDTVIEQAEQGVDYMTVHAGVRLAYVPLTANRKTGIVSRGGSIMAAWCLAHHKESFLYENFEELCEILAAYDVTYSLGDGLRPGSIADANDEAQFAELRTLGELNTIAKRFHVQTMIEGPGHVPMHKIKENIDLQQEICDEAPFYTLGPLTTDVAPAYDHITSGIGAAMIAWWGTAMLCYVTPKEHLGLPNRDDVKTGVITYKIAAHAADLAKGHPGAQEWDDALSDARFEFRWEDQFNLALDPDTAREFHDETLPAEPAKTAHFCSMCGPKFCSMKISQDIRREHGGSRDEIEEGMAQKSKEFAAAGNRVYLPIAD, from the coding sequence ATGACCAACAAGGACGCACGCATGCCTGCCTCCACGCAGAACCCGACGGAGACGTCGGTGAACGCGGAGGCCGGGAAGTCCATCGGCTGGCACAAGGCGTACGTCGAGGGCACCCGCCCCGACCTTCGGGTGCCGGTCCGTCAGGTGCACCTCACCAACGGGAAGTCGGTCACTCTGTACGACACATCGGGCCCGTACACCGATCCGCTCGTCGACACCGATGTGCGCAGGGGACTGTCTCCGCTGCGGGAGAACTGGATCGTCGCCCGTGGTGACACGGAGGAGTACGCGGGACGCCCGGTCCGTCCCGAGGACGACGGAATCAAGCACACTTCTCCGCGCGGGGGCCTGCGCAACCTGGACGCCGTCTTCCCCGGCCGGCCGCGTCTGCCGCGCCGGGGCCGCGCGGGCCGGGCGGTGACGCAGCTGGCGTACGCGCGGCGCGGTGAGATCACGCCCGAGATGGAGTTCGTGGCGGTCCGGGAGAACGTCGCTCCCGAAGTGGTCCGCGAGGAGATCGCGGCGGGACGGGCGGTGCTGCCCGCCAACGTCAACCACCCGGAGATCGAGCCGATGATCATCGGCAAGCGGTTCCTGGTGAAGGTCAACGCCAACATCGGCAACTCGGCGGTGACGTCCTCCATCGAGGAGGAGGTGGAGAAGATGACCTGGGCGACCCGCTGGGGCGCCGACACGGTCATGGACCTCTCCACCGGCCGCAACATCCACACCACCCGGGAGTGGGTGCTGCGCAACTCCCCCGTGCCCATCGGCACCGTGCCGCTCTACCAGGCGCTGGAGAAGGTCGACGGCCGGGCCGAGGAGCTGACCTGGGACATCTACAAGGACACGGTCATCGAACAGGCCGAACAGGGCGTGGACTACATGACGGTCCACGCCGGCGTGCGCCTCGCGTACGTACCGCTCACCGCCAACCGGAAGACCGGCATCGTCTCGCGCGGGGGCTCGATCATGGCCGCGTGGTGCCTGGCGCACCACAAGGAATCGTTCCTGTACGAGAACTTCGAGGAGCTGTGCGAGATCCTCGCCGCGTACGACGTCACCTACTCGCTCGGCGACGGACTGCGGCCCGGCTCCATCGCGGACGCCAACGACGAGGCGCAGTTCGCGGAGTTGCGCACGCTCGGGGAACTCAACACGATCGCGAAGCGTTTCCATGTTCAGACCATGATCGAGGGCCCGGGCCATGTCCCGATGCACAAGATCAAGGAGAACATCGACCTTCAGCAGGAGATCTGCGATGAAGCTCCGTTCTATACGCTCGGCCCGCTGACGACGGACGTCGCGCCCGCGTACGACCACATCACCTCGGGCATCGGCGCCGCGATGATCGCCTGGTGGGGCACGGCCATGCTGTGCTACGTGACGCCCAAGGAGCACCTGGGCCTGCCCAACCGCGACGACGTCAAGACCGGCGTCATCACCTACAAGATCGCCGCCCATGCCGCCGACCTGGCCAAGGGGCACCCGGGTGCACAGGAGTGGGACGACGCGCTGTCCGACGCCCGCTTCGAGTTCCGGTGGGAGGACCAGTTCAACCTCGCCCTCGACCCGGACACGGCACGCGAGTTCCACGACGAGACCCTGCCGGCGGAACCCGCCAAGACGGCGCACTTCTGCTCGATGTGCGGCCCCAAGTTCTGCTCGATGAAGATCTCGCAGGACATCCGCCGGGAACACGGTGGCAGCCGGGACGAGATCGAGGAGGGCATGGCGCAGAAGTCGAAGGAGTTCGCGGCGGCGGGCAACCGCGTGTACCTGCCGATCGCGGACTGA
- a CDS encoding VWA domain-containing protein gives MTASSMSKGSNLPVDSPVVRVELAWAPGPGVPDIDASALLLTEAGRVRDDGDFVFYNQPRHSSDAVTHLGKRSAPGAAADTVEVHLQSVEPAVERVVLCASADGGTFGQVPGLVLRLLDAGTGAELARFDMDAGTETAFIGGELYRRQGKWKFRAVGQGYASGLAGLATDFGITVDDPAPVTPAVPASPASPAVPAPPVTAAPPPPPVPPTAPVATAPPAGAHPGAPRLTKGEERLPVDMRKRLSLRKEQVAVSLRKHGAAGVTARVILVLDASGSMSFLYSKGVVADVVERMAAVAAQLDDDGEMQAWTFASNPARLPDLRLGELPEWLRLHVRVGEMGLFRRGRKKGLDPSQVDMRDVGIQNEEQKVIAEVRAFVRANPASVPTLVLFFSDGGVYRNKEIERELREAVEEPVFWQFVGLGRSNYGVLERFDTLPGRRVDNVGFFAVDDIGTVPDPELYDRLLSEFPLWIRAAGAAGIL, from the coding sequence ATGACAGCGAGTTCGATGAGCAAGGGATCCAATCTTCCCGTCGATTCCCCCGTGGTGCGTGTTGAGCTCGCTTGGGCGCCCGGGCCCGGGGTGCCCGACATCGACGCCTCGGCCCTGCTCCTCACGGAGGCCGGGCGGGTGCGGGACGACGGCGACTTCGTCTTCTACAACCAGCCGCGTCACTCGTCCGACGCCGTGACGCACCTGGGGAAGCGCAGTGCTCCCGGCGCCGCGGCCGACACGGTGGAGGTGCACCTCCAGTCGGTGGAGCCGGCCGTCGAGCGGGTCGTGCTGTGCGCGTCGGCCGACGGCGGGACGTTCGGGCAGGTGCCGGGGCTGGTGCTCAGGCTGCTCGACGCCGGGACGGGGGCCGAGCTGGCCCGGTTCGACATGGACGCGGGGACCGAGACGGCGTTCATCGGCGGTGAGTTGTACCGGCGGCAGGGGAAGTGGAAGTTCCGCGCGGTGGGGCAGGGGTACGCCTCGGGCCTCGCCGGCCTGGCCACGGACTTCGGCATCACCGTGGACGACCCCGCCCCGGTCACCCCAGCGGTTCCCGCGTCCCCGGCCTCCCCGGCGGTCCCCGCACCCCCGGTCACGGCCGCGCCCCCGCCCCCGCCGGTTCCTCCCACGGCGCCGGTCGCGACCGCACCACCCGCCGGCGCCCACCCCGGCGCGCCGCGTCTCACCAAGGGCGAGGAGCGGCTGCCCGTCGACATGCGCAAGCGGTTGTCCCTGCGCAAGGAGCAGGTGGCGGTCAGTCTGCGCAAGCACGGGGCGGCCGGTGTCACCGCGCGCGTCATCCTCGTACTGGACGCTTCCGGTTCCATGTCCTTCCTGTACTCCAAGGGCGTCGTGGCCGATGTGGTCGAGCGCATGGCGGCGGTCGCCGCGCAGCTGGACGACGACGGGGAGATGCAGGCCTGGACGTTCGCCTCGAACCCGGCCCGGCTGCCGGACCTGCGGCTCGGGGAGCTTCCCGAGTGGCTGCGGCTGCATGTGCGCGTGGGGGAGATGGGCCTCTTCCGGCGGGGCCGCAAGAAGGGACTGGATCCCAGCCAGGTCGACATGCGGGACGTGGGCATCCAGAACGAGGAGCAGAAGGTCATCGCCGAGGTGCGCGCGTTCGTCCGTGCCAACCCGGCGTCCGTCCCGACCCTCGTGCTGTTCTTCTCCGACGGTGGCGTCTACCGCAACAAGGAGATCGAACGCGAGCTGCGCGAGGCGGTGGAGGAGCCGGTCTTCTGGCAGTTCGTCGGGCTGGGCCGGTCGAACTACGGCGTGCTGGAGCGGTTCGACACCCTGCCCGGACGCCGTGTCGACAACGTCGGGTTCTTCGCCGTCGACGACATCGGCACCGTTCCGGACCCGGAGCTGTACGACCGGCTGCTGTCCGAGTTCCCGCTGTGGATCAGGGCGGCGGGAGCGGCGGGCATCCTCTGA
- a CDS encoding metallophosphoesterase — translation MVEGSMTQGAGQGPEVERTATLRDFRVPAYVHETGPYAQSTHPGDVVPPSDETYPEGYTPTQRDLPVINRGDTVQVTVDPASVPAPQPVTGPGPLYVVGDVHGYLDELVAALQEQGLIDAAGQWCAGTARLWFLGDFTDRGPDGIGVIDLVMRLSAEAAAAGGYCKALMGNHELLLLGAKRFGDTPVNSGAGTATFQAAWLLNGGQKTDMDRLQDHHLQWMARLDAVEEVDGHLLLHSDTTAYLDYGRSIEEVNDTVRETLTRNDADEVWDLFRKFTKRFSFRDEGGADAVRSLLDTYGGTRVVHGHSPIPYLLGEVGSEDDEDDTGPVVAGPHVYADGLAIAMDGGVTMAGKLLVRKLPLGV, via the coding sequence ATGGTGGAGGGGTCGATGACTCAGGGGGCCGGTCAGGGACCCGAGGTGGAGCGGACGGCGACGCTGCGCGACTTCCGGGTGCCCGCGTACGTCCACGAGACCGGTCCGTACGCCCAGAGCACCCACCCGGGTGACGTCGTCCCCCCGTCGGACGAGACCTATCCGGAGGGATACACCCCGACCCAGCGGGACCTCCCCGTCATCAATCGGGGTGACACTGTTCAGGTGACCGTCGACCCCGCGTCCGTACCCGCTCCGCAGCCCGTCACCGGCCCGGGACCGCTGTACGTGGTCGGCGACGTCCACGGCTACCTCGACGAGCTGGTGGCCGCCCTCCAGGAGCAGGGCCTCATCGACGCGGCGGGCCAGTGGTGCGCCGGCACCGCGCGGCTGTGGTTCCTCGGCGACTTCACCGACCGCGGCCCGGACGGCATCGGCGTCATCGACCTCGTGATGCGGCTCTCCGCCGAGGCCGCCGCGGCCGGCGGCTACTGCAAGGCCCTCATGGGCAACCACGAACTGCTGCTGCTCGGCGCCAAGCGGTTCGGCGACACCCCCGTCAACTCCGGGGCCGGCACCGCCACCTTCCAGGCGGCCTGGCTGCTCAACGGCGGCCAGAAGACCGACATGGACCGCCTCCAGGACCACCACCTGCAGTGGATGGCCCGCCTCGACGCCGTCGAGGAGGTCGACGGCCATCTGCTGCTGCACTCCGACACCACCGCCTACCTCGACTACGGCCGCTCCATCGAGGAGGTGAACGACACCGTCCGCGAAACGCTCACCCGCAACGACGCCGACGAGGTCTGGGACCTGTTCCGCAAGTTCACCAAGCGGTTCTCCTTCCGCGACGAGGGCGGCGCCGACGCCGTGCGCTCCCTGCTGGATACGTACGGCGGCACCCGGGTCGTTCACGGCCACAGCCCGATTCCGTATCTGCTGGGCGAAGTCGGCTCCGAGGACGACGAGGACGACACCGGTCCCGTGGTCGCCGGACCGCATGTCTACGCCGACGGTCTCGCCATCGCGATGGACGGCGGGGTCACGATGGCCGGAAAACTGCTGGTCAGGAAATTGCCACTGGGCGTCTGA
- a CDS encoding LacI family DNA-binding transcriptional regulator codes for MTAAGKQQVSRAETSRRGSRPGRAGIRDVAAAAGVSITTVSDALNGKGRLPDATRRHVREVADRLGYRPSAAARTLRTGKSGLIGLTVTTYGDEPFTFTEFAYFAEMARAATSAALARGYALVILPATSRHDVWSNVALDGTVVIDPSDQDPVVSELVRQGLPVVSDGRPAGSLPVTAWVDNDHEAAVLGILDHLAGAGARRIGLLTGTTTDTYTHLSTTAYLRWCERVGQEPVYEAYPAHDPCAGAVAADRLLARPDRPDAVYGLFDPNGTDLLAAARRYGLRVPDDLLLVCCSESTVYANTEPPVTTLSLKPRRIGTAVVQLLIDAIEGVDSDHPVEQVIPTELIVRTSSQRRPPRTTVSPPRSPNGT; via the coding sequence ATGACAGCAGCAGGGAAGCAACAGGTGAGCCGCGCGGAAACCTCACGCCGAGGCAGCCGGCCGGGCAGAGCGGGCATCAGGGACGTGGCCGCCGCCGCCGGGGTCTCCATCACGACCGTCTCCGACGCCCTCAACGGGAAGGGTCGGCTCCCGGACGCCACCCGGCGCCACGTCCGCGAGGTGGCCGACAGACTGGGGTACCGCCCCTCGGCCGCCGCCCGAACGCTCCGCACCGGGAAGTCCGGACTGATCGGCCTGACCGTGACCACGTACGGGGATGAACCTTTCACCTTCACCGAGTTCGCGTACTTCGCCGAGATGGCGCGCGCCGCGACCTCCGCCGCGCTCGCCCGCGGCTACGCCCTGGTCATCCTCCCCGCGACCTCCCGCCACGACGTGTGGTCCAACGTCGCCCTGGACGGCACGGTCGTGATCGACCCCTCCGACCAGGACCCGGTCGTCAGCGAACTGGTCCGCCAGGGGTTACCCGTCGTCTCCGACGGCCGCCCGGCCGGCTCACTGCCGGTCACGGCCTGGGTCGACAACGACCACGAGGCCGCGGTCCTCGGCATCCTCGACCACCTCGCCGGCGCCGGCGCCCGCCGCATCGGCCTCCTCACCGGCACCACGACCGACACGTACACCCACCTGTCGACCACCGCCTACCTCCGCTGGTGCGAGCGCGTCGGCCAGGAACCCGTCTACGAGGCCTACCCGGCCCACGACCCGTGCGCGGGCGCCGTCGCCGCCGACCGGCTGCTCGCCCGCCCGGACCGCCCCGACGCCGTCTACGGCCTGTTCGACCCCAACGGCACCGACCTGTTGGCCGCCGCCCGCCGCTACGGCCTGCGCGTCCCGGACGACCTGCTGCTGGTCTGCTGCAGCGAGTCCACCGTCTACGCCAACACCGAGCCGCCCGTCACCACGCTCTCCCTGAAACCGCGCCGCATCGGCACGGCGGTGGTCCAGCTGCTCATCGACGCCATCGAGGGAGTCGACTCCGACCACCCGGTGGAGCAGGTCATACCGACCGAGCTGATCGTGCGCACCTCCTCGCAGCGCCGTCCACCCCGCACGACGGTCAGCCCGCCGAGGTCTCCGAACGGGACGTGA
- the hisC gene encoding histidinol-phosphate transaminase encodes MSETSPKLRAELEGIPTYKPGKPAAAGGPVAYKLSSNENPYPPLPGVMETVTAAASSFNRYPDMACTALMAELAERFAVPVSHVATGTGSVGVAQQLVQATSGPGDEVIYAWRSFEAYPIITQVSGAASVQVPLTPGDVHDLDAMADAVTDRTRLIFVCNPNNPTGTVVRRAELERFLDRVPDDVLVVLDEAYREFIRDTEVPDGVEIYRERPNVCVLRTFSKAYGLAGLRVGFAIAHEPVAAALRKTAVPFGVSQIAQDAAIASLRAEDELIGRVGSLVCERNRVMDALRAQGWTVPETQANFVWLRLGESTVPFAQACEQAGVVIRPFPGEGVRVTIGETEANDIFLKVAEGFRKEL; translated from the coding sequence GTGAGCGAGACGAGCCCCAAGCTGCGCGCCGAGCTGGAGGGGATCCCCACGTACAAGCCGGGCAAGCCGGCGGCGGCCGGGGGACCGGTGGCGTACAAGCTGTCCTCCAACGAGAACCCCTATCCGCCGCTGCCGGGCGTGATGGAGACCGTGACGGCCGCGGCCTCCTCCTTCAACCGCTACCCGGACATGGCCTGCACCGCCCTGATGGCCGAGCTGGCCGAGCGGTTCGCCGTGCCCGTCTCCCACGTGGCCACCGGGACCGGCTCGGTCGGTGTCGCCCAGCAGCTGGTGCAGGCGACCTCGGGACCCGGCGACGAGGTCATCTACGCCTGGCGGTCCTTCGAGGCGTACCCGATCATCACGCAGGTCAGCGGTGCCGCGTCGGTCCAGGTGCCGCTGACCCCGGGCGATGTGCACGACCTGGACGCGATGGCCGACGCGGTCACCGACCGGACCCGCCTGATCTTCGTGTGCAACCCCAACAACCCGACCGGCACGGTCGTGCGCCGGGCCGAGCTGGAGCGTTTCCTCGACCGGGTGCCGGACGACGTCCTGGTGGTGCTGGACGAGGCCTACCGCGAGTTCATCCGGGACACCGAGGTGCCGGACGGGGTCGAGATCTACCGGGAGCGGCCCAACGTCTGCGTGCTGCGCACCTTCTCCAAGGCGTACGGCCTGGCGGGACTGCGCGTCGGTTTCGCCATCGCCCACGAGCCGGTGGCCGCCGCGCTGCGCAAGACGGCGGTGCCGTTCGGGGTGAGCCAGATCGCGCAGGACGCGGCGATCGCCTCCCTGCGGGCCGAGGACGAGCTGATCGGCCGGGTGGGCTCGCTGGTGTGTGAGCGCAACCGGGTGATGGACGCGCTGCGCGCCCAGGGCTGGACGGTGCCCGAGACCCAGGCGAACTTCGTGTGGCTGCGGCTGGGGGAGAGCACGGTGCCGTTCGCGCAGGCGTGCGAGCAGGCGGGTGTGGTGATCCGGCCGTTCCCCGGTGAGGGAGTGCGGGTCACGATCGGCGAGACCGAGGCGAACGACATCTTCCTCAAGGTGGCCGAGGGCTTCCGCAAGGAGCTTTGA